The Nitrospirota bacterium DNA segment CGGGATCGTGGAAAATATGAGCGGGCTTGACTGCCCGCATTGCCACAAGCACATCGAAGTCTTTCGCAAGGGCGGCGGCGAGGCCTCGGCGCACGACATGGGCGTGCCGTTTCTGGGGCGGATTCCGCTCGATCCCGACGTCGTCACCCAGTGCGACGCGGGCGAGCCGTTCGCGATGTTCTACTCGGACACGCCGACGGCGGAGGCGTATCACGAGATCGCGAACAAGGTCGAGGCGTTCTGCAAGAAGAGCGGTTCGCTGGTGAAAGTCGCGCCGCGGCGAAGCTGATTGCGAACAGCAAACACCCAACAGCTAACAGCCAAAGGCCAACCGTATGCAAATGCCAGAACGAAACTTTGTGCTGCGAGCTATTCGCTATTCGCTGTTGGCTCGATGGAGTTGCAATGCAAGGCCTGACACCGTTACATGAAGCGCAAAAGGTGGTGCTCGAGGCGACCGCGCCGCTCGGCTTGGAGAAGGTCCCCATCCTGGACGCGCTGGGCCGTGTGCTCGGCGAGGACATCATCGCGGAGCGTGACAATCCGCCGTGGGACAATTCGGCGATGGACGGCTTCGCGGTACGATGGGAAGATATCAAGCAGGAGCATGCCATCGCTAAACCGGTCACGCTGAAAGTGATCGAGGACGTACCGGCGGGCAAGACGCCGACTCAGACCGTCGGGCCCGGGCAGGCGATCCGCATCATGACGGGTGCACCGATCCCGAAGGGAGCCGACACGGTCATCAAGGTCGAGGATACCGAGCATACACCGGACTCGGTGAAGGTCTTCAAGCCCGAAGTGCGCGGAGCCAACATCCGTCCACAGGGCGAGGACGTCAAGAAAGGCGACTGCATCATCGCCAAGGGCACGCAAATCCGGCCCGCCGAAGCGGGCATGCTCGCGATCCTCGCCAAGTCTTTCGTGCTCGTGTGTCAGCGGCCGCGCGTGGCGATTCTCTCCACGGGCGATGAGCTGGCCGATCTCGACGAGCGGTTCAGCGAGGACAAGATCATCAACTCGAACAGCTACGGCATCGCGGCGGCGGTGCAGGAGGCCGGCGGCATTCCGATCCTGCTCGGCATCGCGAAGGATCAGCCGGCGGCCTTGAAAGAGAAGATTTCGCACGGGCTGAACGCCGAAATCCTGGTGCTGTCCGGCGGCGTGTCGATGGGCGACTACGATTTCACCAAGGCCGTGTTCAAAGACCTGGGCGCGGAGATGAATTTCTGGAAGCTGGCGATCCGGCCCGGCCAGCCGCTGGCCTTCGGGAAAATCCAGGGCAAACTGGCCTTCGGCCTGCCGGGCAATCCGGTCTCGTCGATGGTGACCTTCGAACAGCTAGTGCGGCCCGCGATATTGAAAATGGGCGGCCACCGCAGCTACGGCCGGCCGGTCGTGCAGGCCGTCTTTCAGGAAAAGTTCTCCAAGAAACCGGACCGGCGCCATTTTCTGCGCGGCATCCTGACCCGTGAAGACGGCGTCTTCAAGGTGCGGACGACCGGCGACCAAGGTTCCGGCATCCTCACCTCGATGGTGAAAGCGAATTGCTTGATCGATGTGCCGGTGGAAGTCGAGCGGCTCAATCCCGGCGACACCGTCTCGGTGCAACTCTTGAGCGGCCAGATGTGGCTGCGGGAAGGCGAGACGCCGGCGGCGGCCGGCGGCCGGCAGTCATGTTGCTGACCGCGTAATCCAGGCGAGGCCGAATGTCCATCCCGATTCTCTGCTTTGTGGGCCGGTCGAACAGCGGCAAGACCACCTTGATTGAACGGGTCATTCCCGAATTGGTCCGCGCCGGCTATCGGGTTGCGACCGTCAAACACGCCGGTCACGGTTTCGATCTGGACACGGAGGGCAAGGACAGTTGGCGGCACAAACGGGCCGGCGCGAGCGCCGTGATCGTGCTGTCCAAAGGCAGCCTCGCGATGTTTGCGGACGTCTCCGACCAGATCAAGGTCGAGGAGATCCGCGACCGTTTTCTCGACCACGCCATCGACCTTGTCATTGCCGAAGGGTGGAAGAGCGAGGGCTATCCGAAGATCGTCGTGGTGCGGGATCAACTGGGCGAGGTCCCGGTATCGCCCGAAGGGCTGCTGGCGGTGGTGTCGAACAAACCGGTGGATCCGCCGGCGCCGATTCCCGTGTTCGATCCCGACGACGTCGCCGGCGTCGCCGCGCTCATCGTTCGGCACTTCCCCAAACGCGAGTCGCATGAGACCTAAGTCCCGGGCCATTGTGATCATGGCGATCGTCGCCGGCGCAGTGGCCTTGGGCGGAGTGGCGATCCCGCTAACCAATCATCCAAAGTTCTGCGCGAGCTGCCACAACATCAAGCCCTCCTACGAGAGTTGGGTCCAGTCGTCCCATAAAGACGTCACCTGTGTGGATTGTCATGTGCGCCCTGGAGTCGAGGGTTGGCTGCTGGACAAAGCCTGGGCGGGGACCAAGGATGTCGCCATTTATCTGTTCGGGACGCCGACCGATCCCCATAATCTTCAGGCCAAGGTCGATTCCGGTGTCTGCATCGGGTGCCACCGGCATATCTTGCGTGTGTCCGAAGTCGCGCCGCGCGATCTTCCGCCGCCGGTGAAGGATGTGGGACTCGTGATGAGCCACCGAAGGCACATGGAGGCCTTCGCCAAACGGGGCTTGGGGGAAGGCTGCACCACCTGCCATTCCGGGGTCGTGCATGACAAGCCGATCAAAGGCTATCCCATCGTGATCCCCCGCGGGCACGTCAAAGCCGACAGCCAGCCCTGGTATCCCGATCACCCCGAGGGGTCTTATCTCCGCACGCGGGCGCTCGCAGATTGCTTCCGCTGTCACGACGGGAAGACCCCCTACGAAGGCAAAATCCTCAGCCAAAGGTGCGAGACCTGCCATATTCCGGAGAAGGTCGGAGAACTGCTGTTTAATTGATCGTCCCGGCTGGAAGCCCAGGCGAGGAGCCTTCGGCTTTCAGCATTGACCGAACAATTCCGAAAGCCGACTGGTGGTAGCCGACGGCCGATACGCTCATCCCCATGCCGCCCATCGTCCAGGTTAGGAATCTCACCAAGCAGTTCGGCGACTTCACCGCCGTCGACGGAATCTCGTTCGATATTCGGCAGGGCGAAATTCTCGGACTGTTGGGGCCTAATGGAGCGGGCAAAACCACCACGATCCAGATGCTGCTGGGGTTGATCACTCCCACAGCCGGCTCGATCCGTATGTTCGGCCTGGACTTCACGACGCACCGAGAGGAGATCCTCCAGCAAGTCAACTTTTCCTCGACCTACATCTCCATGCCTTTCTCGCTCACAGTGGAGGAAAACCTCCGCGTGGTCGCCAGACTGTACGGTCTGGCGAACGTCGAACGGCGCATCGACGACGTGGTCAAGAAACTGGAGATGGAAAGCTTTCGCAGCAAGTTGACCAGACGCCTGTCCTCCGGCCAGATGACCCGCCTCACGCTGGCCAAGGCGATCCTGACGGAACCGAAGATTCTTTTCCTGGATGAGCCGACGGCCAGCCTGGACCCCGACATCGCCCACAAGACCCGCAGCCTGCTGAGGGAAATCCGCACCGCGACCGGCCTGACCATGCTTTATACCTCCCACAACATGCGGGAAATGGAAGAGATGTCCGACCGGATCATCTTCCTCCAGCGCGGAAAGATCGTCGCCGAAGGCACCGCGGAGGAAATCGTGATCCGCTTCGGACAGTCGGACCTGGAAGAAGTGTTTTTGAAGTTGGCGAGGGAGCAATAGCAAGTGGATGAGGGGTAAGGGGTAAGGCGTGAGGGGTCAAGACAGAATGTTTGTTGATGGTTTCCCTGACGCCTGACGCCTCACGAACCAATGAAGATTCACCGCATCATCGCTCTGATCACCCGGCATCTGTACTTGTACCGGCGCAGCCTGCCCCGGTTGATGGAGATTTTCTACTGGCCCTTTCTGGATCTCGTGGTCTGGGGCTTCATCACCGTCTATCTGACGCAGTTTCAAGGCCAGTTGCCGGGCGTCATCACCTTCTTTCTGGGCGCCTTGATTCTCTGGGACGTCCTGTTCCGCTCGCAGCAGGGCATCACCATCTCGTTCCTCGAGGAGATTTGGGCCAGAAATCTCATGAATCTTTTCGCCAGCCCGCTCAAACCCAGCGAGTTTTTGGCGGCGACCATGGCGATGAGCGTCTTCAAAGTGACGGCGGTCTCCTGCGTGATGATCGTCTGCGCGCTGCTGTTCTATTCGTACAACGTGTTCGTCATCGGGTTGTGGCTGCTCCCTTTCGTGCTCAATCTCATCGTGGCGGGATGGATCATCGGCGTACTGACCACGTCGCTCATCATGCGTTTCGGTCAGGAAGCGGAAGTGCTGGCGTGGGGCATGGTGTTTTTGTTCCAGCCCATCTCCTGCGTATTCTATCCGATGGATGTCCTGCCGGGCTGGCTGAAAGCCCTGGCCTGGGCCAACCCTGCGGCGCACGTCTTCGAGGGCATGCGCGGCGTGTTACACCACGCCGCGCCTCCGCTCACCAATCTCGCCTGGGCGACCGGCCTCAATCTCTTCTATCTCGTCGTGATGATCGCCTGGTTCCATCACACGTTCAATGTCTGCAAAGAACGGGGGCTGTTGGTCAGAGTCGGCGAGTAGGCGGGGCCCGTCGTCGGCTCGCCACCCTGGCGGAAGGTTTTGGATCGGAGTATGATTCGATGAGTGCCACCGTCAACCAAAGGAGGTCTCCCTATGCCGGCGGTTGTTCTTGGTGTCATCACGGTCCTGGTTCTTGCCTTGGCGGTCTGGGCGTCCGTCACGCAGGAAAGCGATACGACCATGATCGGCGAAAGCGAGCCTGATTGGGGGATCGAGCCGTCCGAGCAGGAGGAGCTGCGCAAGGCGAGTTGATCTGCGGCTCTGCGTCTGAGCGGCAAGTCGGAGCGCTTCTGTCGAGCGGCTGTTCGAAGAGACGGCGGCGCGGCGGAAGTCGGGGGTGATCGCCTGCGTGATGTATGAATTGGTATGCGGTCTTTTCGACGCGGGATAAACACTGACGACTCATGCGACAGAATCATGGAGGAGGCCCGTTCGTTGTAGGCGGTTCAGTACAGGGCAAGAGCGAGAGAAATCAATCACCTGCGTGTCTTCCAGACAGAAGCATGAACTCTTTTCCCTCCCTTCTCGCCGATCTTGATCAGAGGCATTGCTCAGCGGATTCGCCGACCTCCTAAGTAATTTCAACGGTTCTCGACCGTCCGGCTTCTCGTCCTTTCGCGGCATTTCATTTGCTCCCGCCATTGAGTGAGAACTCCACTCACCTCGAACAAGGGAGGGCGTCATCATGAAACCCCAACTTCTTCAGAAGGTCATG contains these protein-coding regions:
- the glp gene encoding gephyrin-like molybdotransferase Glp, with translation MQGLTPLHEAQKVVLEATAPLGLEKVPILDALGRVLGEDIIAERDNPPWDNSAMDGFAVRWEDIKQEHAIAKPVTLKVIEDVPAGKTPTQTVGPGQAIRIMTGAPIPKGADTVIKVEDTEHTPDSVKVFKPEVRGANIRPQGEDVKKGDCIIAKGTQIRPAEAGMLAILAKSFVLVCQRPRVAILSTGDELADLDERFSEDKIINSNSYGIAAAVQEAGGIPILLGIAKDQPAALKEKISHGLNAEILVLSGGVSMGDYDFTKAVFKDLGAEMNFWKLAIRPGQPLAFGKIQGKLAFGLPGNPVSSMVTFEQLVRPAILKMGGHRSYGRPVVQAVFQEKFSKKPDRRHFLRGILTREDGVFKVRTTGDQGSGILTSMVKANCLIDVPVEVERLNPGDTVSVQLLSGQMWLREGETPAAAGGRQSCC
- a CDS encoding ABC transporter ATP-binding protein codes for the protein MPPIVQVRNLTKQFGDFTAVDGISFDIRQGEILGLLGPNGAGKTTTIQMLLGLITPTAGSIRMFGLDFTTHREEILQQVNFSSTYISMPFSLTVEENLRVVARLYGLANVERRIDDVVKKLEMESFRSKLTRRLSSGQMTRLTLAKAILTEPKILFLDEPTASLDPDIAHKTRSLLREIRTATGLTMLYTSHNMREMEEMSDRIIFLQRGKIVAEGTAEEIVIRFGQSDLEEVFLKLAREQ
- a CDS encoding NapC/NirT family cytochrome c, which encodes MRPKSRAIVIMAIVAGAVALGGVAIPLTNHPKFCASCHNIKPSYESWVQSSHKDVTCVDCHVRPGVEGWLLDKAWAGTKDVAIYLFGTPTDPHNLQAKVDSGVCIGCHRHILRVSEVAPRDLPPPVKDVGLVMSHRRHMEAFAKRGLGEGCTTCHSGVVHDKPIKGYPIVIPRGHVKADSQPWYPDHPEGSYLRTRALADCFRCHDGKTPYEGKILSQRCETCHIPEKVGELLFN
- the mobB gene encoding molybdopterin-guanine dinucleotide biosynthesis protein B, giving the protein MSIPILCFVGRSNSGKTTLIERVIPELVRAGYRVATVKHAGHGFDLDTEGKDSWRHKRAGASAVIVLSKGSLAMFADVSDQIKVEEIRDRFLDHAIDLVIAEGWKSEGYPKIVVVRDQLGEVPVSPEGLLAVVSNKPVDPPAPIPVFDPDDVAGVAALIVRHFPKRESHET
- a CDS encoding ABC transporter permease, giving the protein MKIHRIIALITRHLYLYRRSLPRLMEIFYWPFLDLVVWGFITVYLTQFQGQLPGVITFFLGALILWDVLFRSQQGITISFLEEIWARNLMNLFASPLKPSEFLAATMAMSVFKVTAVSCVMIVCALLFYSYNVFVIGLWLLPFVLNLIVAGWIIGVLTTSLIMRFGQEAEVLAWGMVFLFQPISCVFYPMDVLPGWLKALAWANPAAHVFEGMRGVLHHAAPPLTNLAWATGLNLFYLVVMIAWFHHTFNVCKERGLLVRVGE